A region of the Mytilus trossulus isolate FHL-02 chromosome 11, PNRI_Mtr1.1.1.hap1, whole genome shotgun sequence genome:
CAAACCTACCAGAGCATATACAGCATGGTcttgatctttttttattattactgcTACCTTTAATTCTTTGTTCTTTCAGCAAACACCCTTCCTTTTCTATCTGTTCTTTCAGCACACCCACTTCCTCTTCTTCTGGCTCATAGTCTAGCTCTTCCTCTtccattctttaaaaataagataaagaaaaaacaaattaaacatttaaccTATATACACTATTTATACACAAACTGCATCATCATTAGTCCATTACAAAATCTCTAAAGTGGGCAGGGGCCTTCCTGTCCCTCCCTCTGCTCCTATCAGACAGTTTAACTTGTGCTTCCACAGTATCGGCTACATTATAGATTATTGTCTGATCCCCAAAATTATCATCAAGGTTCATTAGGGTTTCCCAATCCTGTAGTGTAAACTGATCAGCTTCTTGTGAGCTCCTTTTATTAGTCAGAAAATCTGACTGCCCAATTCCAGTATTGCCTCCACCAGTCAGAGAGTCTGACTGTGCAAGGCCACTGTCCATCATGTTCCACAACATTGGCTCATTATTACTGAAAAGCCAATCTAGCCCTAAGTCACAGTGTTCTTCCTTGTCAGTTAAATCTTCCAACATTTTCCTCTCCACCTGTTCTAGTATTCTTTTCTTAAGCCTTTGTGTCCAGACAGGTAAGTCACGAATTTGACTGAGTTTGAGCCTATCATGATGAACAacttcagatgtttttttgttcCTAATTTTGTATAGGACCGGTGATTTAACCTCAGCTACCACAAAGGGCCCTTTCCATGGTGCCTTCAGTTTTGGACATACCCCAACTTTCCTGGCTGAATctatcttaaaaacaatatctcCTACCTTATATACCTTACAATTGACATTCAGGTCATAATCTCTCTTCTGTCTCCACTGAGCCATTTTAATGTTTTCCCTGGCAAGGACATGTACCTCTGTCAGCGTCTCTCTAAGAATCTTGATATAATCTGTTAGCTCTTTTTGTTCTTTAGTCCTGTTAGGTGCATCAAGACCCAAAACTAGGTCAATAGGTTGACTATTTTCCTTGccaaaaaccatgaaatttgGTGTGAACCCAGTTTGTCTGTTTTCTGTAGCTCTAATGGCACCAGTAAGTTGCTGTAGGTGTACATCCCAGCTATCTTGTCGTCTCTTAGTAAAACACCTTATCATCTGCGCAAGAGTGCGATTATAACGTTCAACTTGACCGTTTGAAGCTGGATGATATGCTGTCGTCCTTGTTTTCGTTATCTCTAAGAGTTCACAGAGCTGTCGTATCACGTTGCCATCAACATTTTTCCCCTGATCTGTATGAATCTCCAAGGGACACCCAAATCTTGATATTGTACTGTCCATAAAAGCTTTGGCAATTGTTTCTGCATGTTGGTTCGGCAAAGCACAACACTCAATCCATTTGGTAAATTGATCAAGGATCACAAGAATATATTTATTACCCATATTAGTTACAGGTAGAGGGCCTAAAATGTCCATGTGTATCCTTTCAAAAGGAACCCCAGAGTGATATTGCCCCAGATCTGCTCTTGCTTTCCTGCATGCCTTCTTCTGCCTATTACAAACATGACATGAACTTACATAGATTTTGCAATCTGTTGACATCTTGTACCAGTATGCCGTCTTCCTTAGTTTTGAAAGTGTCTTGTCCTGCCCTAAATGTCCAGAAGATCTTAGATCATGACAACACCTGAGCAATTCATCTTTCAGACTGTCTGGAGTCACAAAAAGAATCCTAGAACCAATAGGGTCCTCCCAGATATAAGACAGTATACCGTCTTGATATCTAAGTTGTGACTTACATTGCCAAAGATGTCTAACCCCTGGACTCTGCATCTGTAATTCCTGCTTAGAGGGAGTATGATTCAGTGTTAACCATGCAATAATAGTACTTAGATGTTTATCCTGACTTTGCAATTGCCCCAAGTCATCATTTGAATAACTGGTAGGCATTCCCATTATACCTATATTATTGTCTGATGTTACATTCCTTATTGACCTTATGGTTAATCCTATGATGCCAACTGGTGAAGTACAGCTGACAGATCTCGCTGTCAAAGGTACCACAAAGTCTACATCTTCTTCAAATGTTTGCCACTGGGTTATAGTTTTGAGGACCACCTACAGAAGCTGAGACATGTATTAGAGCGATTCCAGCAGTATAATCTCAAGTTGAAACCATCAAAATGCAATCTGTTCCAACAAGAGGTAAAATTTTTAGGCAAGATTGTCAGCAAGGATGGGATCTCAATAGATCGTAAGAACATTGATACTGTACAGAAATGGCCagttccaaaaagtaaaaaagagcTAGAATCATTTTTGGGATTTGCTAATTACCACAGGGAGCATGTGTCTCACTACGCTGCTCTGGCCGCACCTTTACATGTCCTTACAGGAGGAAAGGAGTTTAAATGGGAATCAGAACATCAAGATGCATTTAATAGTATTAAGAAGGCTTTAACTACACCACCTGTATTGGGATATCCTGATCCGAACTTTCCATTCATTTTGGATACTGATGCCTCTGAAAATACTATCGGAGCAGAATTGAGTCAAATTCAAAACGGCAAGTGTGTTACGGTAAGCTATGCAAGTAGGGTATTGACACCAGCTCAGAGAAAATATTGCACTACACGGAAGGAACTTCTAGCAATAGTAGCCTTTACCAGACAATACCGTCATTATCTTCTTGGTAACCAGTTCACTATACGCACAGACCATAACAGTTTGAAGTGGCTCATGAACTTCAAAAACATAGAGGGACAGTTAGCTCGCTGGCTAGAAGAGTTATCACAATATAACCTGAACATTCAACATAGACCAGGTAAGAAACATTCAAATGCAGATGGACTTTCCAGGATACCTAATCACCAAGATCTTTGCTCACACTACAGCTCGGAGATACCCCTTAATTTGCTTCCTTGTGGAGGTTGTAAGTACTGCACTCGAGCAAGGAgccagtggcaaacatttgAAGAAGATGTAGACTTTGTGGTACCTTTGACAGCGAGATCTGTCAGCTGTACTTCACCAGTTGGCATCATAGGATTAACCATAAGGTCAATAAGGAATGTAACATCAGACAATAATATAGGTATAATGGGAATGCCTACCAGTTATTCAAATGATGACTTGGGGCAATTGCAAAGTCAGGATAAACATCTAAGTACTATTATTGCATGGTTAACACTGAATCATACTCCCTCTAAGCAGGAATTACAGATGCAGAGTCCAGGGGTTAGACATCTTTGGCAATGTAAGTCACAACTTAGATATCAAGACGGTATACTGTCTTATATCTGGGAGGACCCTATTGGTTCTAGGATTCTTTTTGTGACTCCAGACAGTCTGAAAGATGAATTGCTCAGGTGTTGTCATGATCTAAGATCTTCTGGACATTTAGGGCAGGACAAGACACTTTCAAAACTAAGGAAGACGGCATACTGGTACAAGATGTCAACAGATTGCAAAATCTATGTAAGTTCATGTCATGTTTGTAATAGGCAGAAGAAGGCATGCAGGAAAGCAAGAGCAGATCTGGGGCAATATCACTCTGGGGTTCCTTTTGAAAGGATACACATGGACATTTTAGGCCCTCTACCTGTAACTAATATGGGTAATAAATATATTCTTGTGATCCTTGATCAATTTACCAAATGGATTGAGTGTTGTGCTTTGCCGAACCAACATGCAGAAACAATTGCCAAAGCTTTTATGGACAGTACAATATCAAGATTTGGGTGTCCCTTGGAGATTCATACAGATCAGGGGAAAAATGTTGATGGCAACGTGATACGACAGCTCTGTGAACTCTTAGAGATAACGAAAACAAGGACGACAGCATATCATCCAGCTTCAAACGGTCAAGTTGAACGTTATAATCGCACTCTTGCGCAGATGATAAGGTGTTTTACTAAGAGACGACAAGATAGCTGGGATGTACACCTACAGCAACTTACTGGTGCCATTAGAGCTACAGAAAACAGACAAACTGGGTTCACACcaaatttcatggtttttggCAAGGAAAATAGTCAACCTATTGACCTAGTTTTGGGTCTTGATGCACCTAACAGGACTAAAGAACAAAAAGAGCTAACAGATTATATCAAGATTCTTAGAGAGACGCTGACAGAGGTACATGTCCTTGCCAGGGAAAACATTAAAATGGCTCAGTGGAGACAGAAGAGAGATTATGACCTGAATGTCAATTGTAAGGTATATAAGGTAGgagatattgtttttaagatagATTCAGCCAGGAAAGTTGGGGTATGTCCAAAACTGAAGGCACCATGGAAATGGCCCTTTGTGGTAGCTGAGGTTAAATCACCGGTCCTATACAAAATTAGgaacaaaaaaacatctgaagtTGTTCATCATGATAGGCTCAAACTCAGTCAAATTCGTGACTTACCTGTCTGGACACAAAGGCTTAAGAAAAGAATACTAGAACAGGTGGAGAGGAAAATGTTGGAAGATTTAACTGACAAGGAAGAACACTGTGACTTAGGGCTAGATTGGCTTTTCAGTAATAATGAGCCAATGTTGTGGAACATGATGGACAGTGGCCTTGCACAGTCAGACTCTCTGACTGGTGGAGGCAATACTGGAATTGGGCAGTCAGATTTTCTGACTAATAAAAGGAGCTCACAAGAAGCTGATCAGTTTACACTACAGGATTGGGAAACCCTAATGAACCTTGATGATAATTTTGGGGATCAGACAATAATCTATAATGTAGCCGATACTGTGGAAGCACAAGTTAAACTGTCTGATAGGAGCAGAGGGAGGGACAGGAAGGCCCCTGCCCACTTTAGAGATTTTGTAATGGACTAATGATGATGCAGTTTGTGTATAAATAGTGTATATAggttaaatgtttaatttgttttttctttatcttatttttaaagaatggaAGAGGAAGAGCTAGACTATGAGCCAGAAGAAGAGGAAGTGGGTGTGCTGAAAGAACAGATAGAAAAGGAAGGGTGTTTGCTGAAAGAACAAAGAATTAAAGGTAgcagtaataataaaaaaagatcaagACCATGCTGTATATGCTCTGGTAGGTTTGTGAATGTAAGAAGACATGTACTTCGGGCTCATGTACCCTGGTATACTGCACCTCTGTTGGCATGTTGGACCTGTCAACTTCAATTTGGCCAACAGGGTGCATTTACTATACATTGCAACGACTATCACAACTCAGAGCAGACACATGGGTATAAAGAGGAATTTTTGGTTGACTGGGTTGAATTGATGAATGGCTTACTCATAGAACTTTGTCGTCAGTTCGCGGTTTCCACACTGGACAAATTGGTAACATTCGCCAGGGAGATGTCCACTCTAGAACAGTGTGACAAAGCAACCTTTCATCAAACAGACCTGCCGTTTCTGCTAAATTTCAACAGGATAAACCATTTTCACTCATCATCAGCTTACACGGTCTTTCCACCATCAAACATACATTCTCTCTTACACTGGAAAGTCTTAGCTTTATTAATTAAATCATCCGAGGATTCCGAAAATTTACTTTCATATAATTGTAAATTGTCTCTATGTAAAATTACTTCACATCCGATACACACAGTTATTGACACACATTTTCATTGGGACAAATTCTTCCTACAAGCCAGATTTTCTGGCTTGCCTTCATACATTTGGGAAGAACAAGATAATGAAAAATTTCAGATTagaaaattaatatcaaattttgtttttccaaGTCGATGGACAGCTTGCCTAGATGGGGATTTGTTAAGGGAGGATAAGAGAATTCTCCACACTATTGGAATCCATCCGAAGGTAGCAGGGAACCAGGTGGGTCGGAACTTTAATGAGTTGAAAAGAAGAATCCCAGGTAATTTTTTAGCAATAGGGGAATGTGGATTGGACGTAAGTCAGGGGGAGAAAGATATAAGAGAGCAAGTTAAGGTACTACGAGTACAATTAGAGTTGGCCAGAGATTACAAGTTACCTGTCGTAATTCACTGCAGAGGTAAAAACATAACTGCCAGGTGCTTAGATATCATGTCAGAGATACTGGACAGGGATCATGGTGTCCACTGGCACTGTTTCTCCCAGGACAAGACaacatatgaaaatataaagcgGTGTTTTCCTAATACAAAATTTGGTATTTCTCCATTACTGTTAATGGAGGATACCTATCCACAACTCCGCTCACAGGTTTGCGAGATGAGCCTAGAGGACATTATTCTGGAAAGTGATGCACCATACCTCCACCCCAAGAACTATGAGGTCAGTTCTCCAATATTGATTAGATCTATTATACAGAAATTGTCTATCATGTTTAATATTCCAGGAAGGGAAATTGCTGACATCACCACCCGAAATGCTCAGCAGCTATATAAGTTTGAATAGCGTATctttgtgtgtatatatatttttaactgtaAATAACTATATGCGTGTGTGTATCATGTGGAACTGTAACAATTGTACTGTGTTGTAAAACTGTTATGTGAACTATGTGTGTTTGATNNNNNNNNNNNNNNNNNNNNNNNNNNNNNNNNNNNNNNNNNNNNNNNNNNNNNNNNNNNNNNNNNNNNNNNNNNNNNNNNNNNNNNNNNNNNNNNNNNNNatacattaagctttgttcataccaagtttttttaagatttgtcaactctttctaccctattagaggtgaaatctgtaaatatagaatttgtactctggcaacttccctaaatgatttgatggtgtcaacttgtcaaatagcatgaaactaaaggatttaaacttttattttatagaatttctgcaaaaatgaccaattttggcattttatggtcaaaataggcattttataacttttttcaatattgatgcataaatggcatcctgactttctatctgacaggtttttatggtcaatatttgtgtttctatgcctttacctgcttcttttacttatttatgaactctgaatctacagaaaaagaagtttatctcagataaaatgtgcaaaatgtgttgtataaatgacccttgtctaacgccttgtttggatgaaggcaatagtggggagcttggtatataaaatttgatgtccatattacagacctcactaaatttgtatcaaatgcactttacaatgtctattgtacctgttccatttcacataataaatttcttttcttctgtaggatagcaagtggtttaaatataagcctgttgagaataaattgcatgcaagtttttccctaaaaaggcaaaaatctttgtttcagcccatactgcttgtaagaaaagttaattgcaagagtctttttgtgctcagatttgttgtatcatgtcacatgagtatagaaatgataaaaaagacacaaatttttatttcttatagcctcaatatgcattttttaatgtaaatatgtagcacggccttaattgaccttaaattttttccagtcttacttggcctaagacccttttaaactaatatgatatgttatttgtaacttttctttccatttaaagtactttaaatacatatgtaaggattatttataactaaaaagcttcacaaattaaaaattgctggaaaatattacatcttcatgtaaggctccccttcattgaaaaacctgaatttttaggcacaggctcatataaatttgacttttgaataattatgccaagtctgataaatcaaatgagtactctattgcttttagtacatgataagttatatgtaaaggcatttaaaaagtatttttttgcaatatttaaatttttaaagccccaaatgttgatagttgaaatttttcaattttaacgtcaaaattttacacgcaaagatgagtatagaacttaacttaatgtctataatgtacatcctattgtcatgaaactttgtaagcagtgttataatacattaagctttgttcataccaagtttttttaagatttgtcaactctttctaccctattagaggtgaaatctgtaaatatagaatttgtactctggcaacttccctaaatgatttgatggtgtcaacttgtcaaatagcatgaaactaaaggatttaaacttttattttatagaatttctgcaaaaatgaccaattttggcattttatggtcaaaataggcattttataactttttcaatattgatgcataaatggcatcctgactttctatctgacaggtttttatgggtcaatatttgtgtttctatgcctttacctgcttcttttacttatttatgaactctgaatctacagaaaagaagtttatctcagataaaatgtgcaaaatgtgttgtataaatgacccttgtctaacgccttgtttggatgaaggcaatagtggggagcttggtatataaaatttgatgtccatattacagacctcactaaatttgtatcaaatgcactttacaatgtctattgtacctgttccatttcacataataaatttcttttcttctgtaggatagcaagtggtttaaatataagcctgttgagaataaattgcatgcaagtttttccctaaaaaggcaaaaatctttgtttcagcccatactgcttgtaagaaaagttaattgcaagagtctttttgtgctcagatttgttgtatcatgtcacatgagtatagaaatgataaaaaagacacaaatttttatttcttatagcctcaatatgcattttttaatgtaaatatgtagcacggccttaattgaccttaaattttttccagtcttacttggcctaagacccttttaaactaatatgatatgttatttgtaacttttctttccatttaaagtactttaaatacatatgtaaggattatttataactaaaaagcttcacaaattaaaaattgctggaaaatattacatcttcatgtaaggctccccttcattgaaaaacctgaatttttaggcacaggctcatataaatttgacttttgaataattatgccaagtctgataaatcaaatgagtactctattgcttttagtacatgataagttatatgtaaaggcatttaaaaagtatttttttgcaatatttaaatttttaaagccccaaatgttgatagttgaaatttttcaattttaacgtcaaaattttacacgcaaagatgagtatagaacttaacttaatgtctataatgtacatcctattgtcatgaaactttgtaagcagtgttataatacattaagctttgttcataccaagtttttttaagatttgtcaactctttctaccctattagaggtgaaatctgtaaatatagaatttgtactctggcaacttccctaaatgatttgatggtgtcaacttgtcaaatagcatgaaactaaaggatttaaacttttattttatagaatttctgcaaaaatgaccaattttggcattttatggtcaaaataggcattttataactttttcaatattgatgcataaatggcatcctgactttctatctgacaggtttttatgggtcaatatttgtgtttctatgcctttacctgcttcttttacttatttatgaactctgaatctacagaaaagaagtttatctcagataaaatgtgcaaaatgtgttgtataaatgacccttgtctaacgccttgtttggatgaaggcaatagtggggagcttggtatataaaatttgatgtccatattacagacctcactaaatttgtatcaaatgcactttacaatgtctattgtacctgttccatttcacataataaatttcttttcttctgtaggatagcaagtggtttaaatataagcctgttgagaataaattgcatgcaagtttttccctaaaaaggcaaaaatctttgtttcagcccatactgcttgtaagaaaagttaattgcaagagtctttttgtgctcagatttgttgtatcatgtcacatgagtatagaaatgataaaaaagacacaaatttttatttcttatagcctcaatatgcattttttaatgtaaatatgtagcacggccttaattgaccttaaattttttccagtcttacttggcctaagacccttttaaactaatatgatatgttatttgtaacttttctttccatttaaagtactttaaatacatatgtaaggattatttataactaaaaagcttcacaaattaaaaattgctggaaaatattacatcttcatgtaaggctccccttcattgaaaaacctgaatttttaggcacaggctcatataaatttgacttttgaataattatgccaagtctgataaatcaaatgagtactctattgcttttagtacatgataagttatatgtaaaggcatttaaaaagtatttttttgcaatatttaaatttttaaagccccaaatgttgatagttgaaatttttcaattttaacgtcaaaattttacacgcaaagatgagtatagaacttaacttaatgtctataatgtacatcctattgtcatgaaactttgtaagcagtgttataatacattaagctttgttcataccaagtttttttaagatttgtcaactctttctaccctattagaggtgaaatctgtaaatatagaatttgtactctggcaacttccctaaatgatttgatggtgtcaacttgtcaaatagcatgaaactaaaggatttaaacttttattttatagaatttctgcaaaaatgaccaattttggcattttatggtcaaaataggcattttataactttttcaatattgatgcataaatggcatcctgactttctatctgacaggtttttatgggtcaatatttgtgtttctatgcctttacctgcttcttttacttatttatgaactctgaatctacagaaaagaagtttatctcagataaaatgtgcaaaatgtgttgtataaatgacccttgtctaacgccttgtttggatgaaggcaatagtggggagcttggtatataaaatttgatgtccatattacagacctcactaaatttgtatcaaatgcactttacaatgtctattgtacctgttccatttcacataataaatttcttttcttctgtaggatagcaagtggtttaaatataagcctgttgagaataaattgcatgcaagtttttccctaaaaaggcaaaaatctttgtttcagcccatactgcttgtaagaaaagttaattgcaagagtctttttgtgctcagatttgttgtatcatgtcacatgagtatagaaatgataaaaaagacacaaatttttatttcttatagcctcaatatgcattttttaatgtaaatatgtagcacggccttaattgaccttaaattttttccagtcttacttggcctaagacccttttaaactaatatgatatgttatttgtaacttttctttccatttaaagtactttaaatacatatgtaaggattatttataactaaaaagcttcacaaattaaaaattgctggaaaatattacatcttcatgtaaggctccccttcattgaaaaacctgaatttttaggcacaggctcatataaatttgacttttgaataattatgccaagtctgataaatcaaatgagtactctattgcttttagtacatgataagttatatgtaaaggcatttaaaaagtatttttttgcaatatttaaatttttaaagccccaaatgttgatagttgaaatttttcaattttaacgtcaaaattttacacgcaaagatgagtatagaacttaacttaatgtctataatgtacatcctattgtcatgaaactttgtaagcagtgttataatacattaagctttgttcataccaagtttttttaagatttgtcaactctttctaccctattagaggtgaaatctgtaaatatagaatttgtactctggcaacttccctaaatgatttgatggtgtcaacttgtcaaatagcatgaaactaaaggatttaaacttttattttatagaatttctgcaaaaatgaccaattttggcattttatggtcaaaataggcattttataactttttcaatattgatgcataaatggcatcctgactttctatctgacaggtttttatgggtcaatatttgtgtttctatgcctttacctgcttcttttacttatttatgaactctgaatctacagaaaagaagtttatctcagataaaatgtgcaaaatgtgttgtataaatgacccttgtctaacgccttgtttggatgaaggcaatagtggggagcttggtatataaaatttgatgtccatattacagacctcactaaatttgtatcaaatgcactttacaatgtctattgtacctgttccatttcacataataaatttcttttcttctgtaggatagcaagtggtttaaatataagcctgttgagaataaattgcatgcaagtttttccctaaaaaggcaaaaatctttgtttcagcccatactgcttgtaagaaaagttaattgcaagagtctttttgtgctcagatttgttgtatcatgtcacatgagtatagaaatgataaaaaagacacaaatttttatttcttatagcctcaatatgcattttttaatgtaaatatgtagcacggccttaattgaccttaaattttttccagtcttacttggcctaagacccttttaaactaatatgatatgttatttgtaacttttctttccatttaaagtactttaaatacatatgtaaggattatttataactaaaaagcttcacaaattaaaaattgctggaaaatattacatcttcatgtaaggctccccttcattgaaaaacctgaatttttaggcacaggctcatataaatttgacttttgaataattatgccaagtctgataaatcaaatgagtactctattgcttttagtacatgataagttatatgtaaaggcatttaaaaagtatttttttgcaatatttaaatttttaaagccccaaatgttgatagttgaaatttttcaattttaacgtcaaaattttacacgcaaagatgagtatagaacttaacttaatgtctataatgtacatcctattgtcatgaaactttgtaagcagtgttataatacattaagctttgttcataccaagtttttttaagatttgtcaactctttctaccctattagaggtgaaatctgtaaatatagaatttgtactctggcaacttccctaaatgatttgatggtgtcaacttgtcaaatagcatgaaactaaaggatttaaacttttattttatagaatttctgcaaaaatgaccaattttggcattttatggtcaaaataggcattttataactttttcaatattgatgcataaatggcatcctgactttctatctgacaggtttttatgggtcaatatttgtgtttctatgcctttacctgcttcttttacttatttatgaactctgaatctacagaaaagaagtttatctcagataaaatgtgcaaaatgtgttgtataaatgacccttgtctaacgccttgtttggatgaaggcaatagtggggagcttggtatataaaatttgatgtccatattacagacctcactaaatttgtatcaaatgcactttacaatgtctattgtacctgttccatttcacataataaatttcttttcttctgtaggatagcaagtggtttaaatataagcctgttgagaataaattgcatgcaagtttttccctaaaaaggcaaaaa
Encoded here:
- the LOC134691605 gene encoding uncharacterized metal-dependent hydrolase HI_0454-like, yielding MSIVRMEEEELDYEPEEEEVGVLKEQIEKEGCLLKEQRIKGSSNNKKRSRPCCICSGRFVNVRRHVLRAHVPWYTAPLLACWTCQLQFGQQGAFTIHCNDYHNSEQTHGYKEEFLVDWVELMNGLLIELCRQFAVSTLDKLVTFAREMSTLEQCDKATFHQTDLPFLLNFNRINHFHSSSAYTVFPPSNIHSLLHWKVLALLIKSSEDSENLLSYNCKLSLCKITSHPIHTVIDTHFHWDKFFLQARFSGLPSYIWEEQDNEKFQIRKLISNFVFPSRWTACLDGDLLREDKRILHTIGIHPKVAGNQVGRNFNELKRRIPGNFLAIGECGLDVSQGEKDIREQVKVLRVQLELARDYKLPVVIHCRGKNITARCLDIMSEILDRDHGVHWHCFSQDKTTYENIKRCFPNTKFGISPLLLMEDTYPQLRSQVCEMSLEDIILESDAPYLHPKNYEVSSPILIRSIIQKLSIMFNIPGREIADITTRNAQQLYKFE